Proteins encoded in a region of the Flavobacteriales bacterium genome:
- a CDS encoding DUF2795 domain-containing protein: MYWTLELASYLEDAPWPAVKEELIDYAMRTGAPLEVVENLSALEDEGETYETIEDIWPDYPTKDDFFFNEDEY; the protein is encoded by the coding sequence ATGTATTGGACATTAGAATTAGCATCTTATTTAGAAGATGCACCTTGGCCAGCAGTTAAAGAAGAATTAATTGACTACGCGATGAGAACTGGAGCTCCTTTGGAAGTTGTAGAGAACCTTTCTGCGCTGGAAGACGAGGGAGAAACTTATGAGACTATCGAAGATATTTGGCCTGATTATCCAACTAAAGATGATTTTTTCTTTAATGAGGATGAGTATTAA